Proteins co-encoded in one Oncorhynchus kisutch isolate 150728-3 linkage group LG1, Okis_V2, whole genome shotgun sequence genomic window:
- the LOC109895357 gene encoding exportin-2, which yields MELNDGNLQTLTEFMRKTLDPDPSVRRPAEKFLESVEGNQNYPILLLTLLEKSQDNVIRVCAAVTFKNYIKRNWRIIEDEPNKISDPDRTTIKANIVNLMLSSPEQIQKQLSDAISIIGREDFPLKWPDLLTEMVTRFQSGDFHIINGVLRTAHSLFKRYRHEFKSNELWLEIKLVLDTFANPLTELFKATIELCQTHATDINALKILFSSLTLISKLFYSLNFQDLPEFFEDNMETWMSNFHNLLTLDNKLLQTDDEEEAGLLELLKSQICDNAALYAQKYDEEFQPYLPRFVTAIWNLLVSTGQEVKYDLLVSNAIQFLASVCERPHYKHLFEDQNILTSICEKVIVPNMEFRSADEEAFEDNSEEYIRRDLEGSDIDTRRRAACDLVRGLCKFFEGPVTAIFSGYVNSMLGEYAKNPGVNWKHKDAAIYLVTSLASKAQTAKHGITQANELVNLTEFFVNHILTDLKSQNVNEFPVLKADAIKYVMIFRSQLPKEQLLQAVPLLVAHLQAESTVEHTYAAHALERLFTMRGPNNSTLITPAEMAPFTEQLLNNLFKALALPGSSENEYIMKAIMRSFSLLQEAIVSYIPTLIGQLTHKLLLVSKNPSKPHFNHYLFESLCLSIRITCKANTTTVGSFEEALFPVFTEILQNDVQEFVPYVFQVMSLLLEIHTSSIPNSYMALFPHLLQPVLWERTGNIPPLVRLLQAYLEKGGATIASSAADKIPGLLGVFQKLIASKANDHQGFYLMNSIIEHMPTESIVQYRKQIFILLFQRLQSSKTTKFIKSFMVFINLYGVKYGAIALQEIFDSIQPKMFGMVLEKIVIPEVQKVSGPVEKKICAVGIIKILTECPAMIDTEYTKLWTPLLQALIGLFELPEDDSIPDDEHFIDIEDTPGYQTAFSQLAFAGKKEHDPIGEVVSNPKILLAQSLHKLSTACPGRFPSMLSTSLNAEALQYLQGYLQAASVQLV from the exons ATGGAGCTAAATGATGGAAACCTTCAGACCCTCACAGAATTTATGCGCAAAACTCTGGACCCAGATCCATCCGTAAGACGTCCAG CTGAAAAGTTTCTTGAGTCAGTTGAAGGGAACCAGAATTACCCAATATTGCTGCTTACATTGTTGGAGAAATCCCAAGACAATGTGATCCGGGTGTGTGCAGCTGTCACCTTCAAAAATTACATCAAGAGGAACTGGCGCATA ATTGAAGATGAACCCAACAAAATCTCAGATCCGGACCGGACCACGATCAAGGCCAACATTGTAAATTTGATGCTGAGCAGCCCTGAACAGATTCAGAAACAG TTGAGTGATGCCATCAGCATCATCGGTAGAGAGGACTTCCCTCTGAAATGGCCGgacctcctgacagagatggtgacCCGCTTCCAGAGCGGAGACTTCCACATCATTAACGGAGTGCTCCGGACCGCACACTCACTTTTCAAGAG GTATCGACATGAGTTTAAGTCAAATGAGCTATGGCTGGAGATTAAACTGGTGTTGGACACATTTGCGAATCCACTGACTGAACTCTTCAAG GCCACCATTGAGCTGTGTCAGACCCATGCGACAGACATCAATGCTTTGAAGATCCTCTTCTCGTCCCTTACTCTGATCTCAAAGCTTTTCTACAGTCTCAACTTTCAG GACCTTCCAGAGTTCTTTGAGGACAACATGGAGACCTGGATGTCTAATTTCCATAACTTGTTGACCTTGGATAACAAGCTACTACAAACAGAT GATGAAGAGGAGGCAGGTCTTCTGGAGCTGCTCAAGTCTCAGATCTGTGACAACGCTGCTCTGTACGCCCAGAAGTACGATGAAGAATTCCAGCCTTACCTTCCTCGGTTTGTCACCGCTATCTGGAACCTGCTGGTCTCCACTGGCCAGGAGGTCAAGTACGACCTG CTTGTGAGCAATGCTATTCAGTTCCTGGCATCTGTGTGTGAAAGGCCCCACTACAAGCATCTGTTTGAGGACCAGAACATACTCACCAGCATCTGTGAGAAGGTCATTGTGCCCAACATGGAGTTCAGAA GTGCTGATGAGGAGGCCTTTGAGGATAACTCTGAGGAATATATCCGAAGAGATCTTGAAGGATCAG ACATAGACACTCGGCGCAGGGCTGCTTGTGACTTGGTGAGAGGCCTGTGTAAGTTCTTTGAGGGCCCGGTCACAGCCATCTTTTCTGGCTATGTCAACTCCATGCTTGGGGAGTATGCCAAGAACCCAGGGGTGAACTGGAAGCACAAAGACGCTGCCATCTACCTGGTCACATCTCTGGCCTCAAAAGCCCAGACAGCGAAG CATGGTATCACGCAAGCTAATGAGTTGGTGAACCTTACAGAATTCTTTGTGAACCACATTCTCACAGACCTCAAATCCCAGAACG TCAATGAGTTCCCAGTGTTGAAGGCTGATGCCATCAAATATGTCATGATCTTCAGGAGTCAG CTGCCCAAAGAGCAGCTGCTGCAGGCTGTCCCTCTGCTGGTGGCCCACCTGCAGGCAGAGAGCACGGTAGAGCACACCTACGCTGCCCATGCACTGGAGAGACTCTTCACCATGAGGGGCCCCAACAACTCTACTCT TATCACTCCTGCAGAGATGgcccccttcacagaacagctgcTAAACAACCTGTTCAAGGCTCTGGCTCTGCCTGGCTCCTCAGAGAATGAATATATCATGAAAG CCATCATGCGCAGCTTCTCCCTCCTGCAGGAGGCCATTGTTTCTTACATCCCCactctgattggccagctcacTCACAAGCTCCTGCTGGTCAGCAAG AACCCCAGCAAGCCTCACTTTAACCACTACCTGTTTGAGTCCCTGTGCCTGTCCATCCGGATCACCTGCAAGGCCAACACAACCACTGTGGGCAGCTTCGAGGAGGCCCTCTTCCCAGTCTTCACTGAGATCCTACAGAATGATGTACAGG AGTTTGTGCCGTACGTGTTCCAGGTGATGTCCCTGCTTCTGGAGATCCACACCAGCTCCATCCCCAACTCCTACATggcccttttcccccacctgctGCAGCCTGTGCTGTGGGAACGCACTGGCAACATTCCCCCTCTGGTGCGCCTGCTTCAAGCATATCTGGAGAAGGGGGGAGCCACCATAGCCAGCTCTGCTGCTGACAAAATA CCTGGCCTTCTAGGAGTCTTCCAGAAGCTCATAGCCTCCAAGGCCAATGACCACCAAGGTTTCTACCTGATGAACAGTATCATAGAGCACATGCCGAC GGAGTCCATTGTTCAGTACAGGAAACAGATCTTCATCCTGCTCTTCCAGAGACTGCAGAGCTCCAAAACCACCAAGTTCATCAAGA GCTTCATGGTGTTTATCAATCTTTATGGTGTCAAGTACGGAGCCATTGCTCTGCAGGAGATTTTTGACAGCATACAGCCAAA GATGTTTGGCATGGTGCTGGAGAAGATAGTCATTCCAGAGGTGCAGAAAGTGTCTGGACCAGTGGAGAAGAAGATCTGTGCTGTGGGCATCATCAAGATCCTCACTGAGTGCCCTGCCATGATAGATACTGAGTACACCAAACTCTG GACCCCCCTGCTTCAGGCCCTCATTGGGCTATTTGAGCTACCAGAGGATGATAGCATCCCTGATGACGAGCACTTCATTGACATAGAAGACACACCCGGTTACCAGACTGCTTTCTCCCAGCTGGCCTTTGCTGGGAAGAAGGAGCACGACCCCATCGGAGAGGTGGTCAGCAACCCCAAGATCCTGCTAGCTCAGTCTCTCCACAAGCTCTCTACTGCATGTCCCGGAAGG